tgatcgactgacaaactttacaaaaggtctcaggttatccaaaggcgcctgatcgactgacaaaggTCTCAAGTCAGCCAAAGGCGcttgattgactgacaaaaggtctcaggatagCTAAAggcacctgatcgactgacaaacctcacgaaaggtctcaggttagccaagggcgtctgattgactgaaaaaaggTCTCAgaatagccaaaggcgcctgattgactaacAAACTTCACAAAAGGTCCCGGAAATGCCAAAGGTGCTCGGTAGACTGATAAAAGGTCTCAGGATAGCCAAAGACACCTGATTGGCCGAAAAATCGTAGGGGAAAAGAAAGCACGTTTAACTAACGCCCGCATCACCCAGCAACCCTTTGGAAaaaaaagggggagtaggcgcgtttaccaACGCCTGTCCCACCCAGCAACcttttcaaataaaaaaaaagggaggGGGAGTCGGCGCGTTTACCAATGCCTGCCCCATCTAGCACCCACTGAGAGAAGAAAGATGAGGGAGCAGGCACGTCTCACCAATGCCCTCCCCAATTAACACTCTCCTttctaaaaaaaaagaaggggAAAGGGAGGAATAGCCGCGTCTAACCAACGCATACCCTAAATTCCAGGAAGATATAATCAGGATTGTCGAAGGCACTCGATTACTAAAAATTCCTGACGACATACATAGGCCTCGAAGGGCCCGTACACAGTCAAACTGACAAAGTGAGCAAGTATGTCAGATATCTGGGAGACGGACGAACTACTGTTGTTTCGCACTAACAATAAGCATACTTGAAAAGAATAGTAAACACTCGCCTAATCACATGCATATttcaaaaacatatatataacataaatataataataataaccaACAATATAAAAGGAAAGCTAATAAATAAACACCAGCATAAGAAATCAATCCGAACATCAACAGAATATTTCGCAAGAACAAACAAACAACAAATCCAGCACGGGGAGACGAAGGAAAAGCAaacatgcaaaaagaaaaagaaagcgcCTTAGGCAATATCAGAGCCTCTCTAACTCTTGTCGCTTCTCTTCGAGCTCCGCGCGAACCACCGCCTCAGCATGCAACACCTCTTCGTTGGCTAACCCGACGTCATTAAGCAACATATTCAACACCATCCTCTTGTTGAAAGTCGTCTCCACGCACTTCTCTAGCTTCACCTCTAATTAGGAGATTTGACCAGAAAGACGATCGCGAGGATCATTGTGGCTCTTCACCTTTACCAACAACTCCTTCAACCACGCTATAGGAAACCTGACGTTGAGCGCAGACTGCACGGCAGCTTCCCAGCTACGCAGTTTTACCTCACCAACATGATCATTCCCCACACGAGTAAGTTGGTCCGCTATCTCCAAGAGGTTCCTAGTCATGTAGCACAAGATGGGGATGGCCAAAAGACCCTCCTTTGCCATGTGACCACCTCCGCGCTCAACAATGTCTCTATAAGTAGAGGCAAAGATAGTCGGCACCCAGAAGCCATGAACGAGGGTGTGGGTAGCAGGATCCACCCCGGCCTCTTCAGCACTCACCACCACTAGAAAGTGGAATTTCACATCCTTGGATCCTCCCGTTATAGCGGGATCGACTGCCACGTTGGTGGGAGGAACACCAGTTTGCTCCTCCGGGAGAACCGGTGAACTGTCGACATCCGCCTTAGGGAGTTTGGAAGAACCCTCACTGCCAGGAACCACGCGCCTGGTACCTCCCATGTCAGGCTTCGTGGGTTCCTTGCGTTTCTTTCCCATGACCTGGCACCAGCCACAATATTAAGAGAACACAAACACAAAAGCAAGAGTACGAAGAAAAAAAGGAGGGGGGGTGAACCAGCCTCCGGAATCGACAAGCATGGTGGGATAACAGCAGTTTTGGGACAAGACGCGGAGGAATTAGAAGACGATTCAGAGCCGCTAGCGGAGCCTGACAAACGAGAAATGAGCACCATTATGAAACATCTTGGATTTATAAGAAAAGAGGAGAGAAAGACAAAGAGAGAAGGATAAATCAAAGACGCATATTAAATAAGGAACCACCTGCAGAATCATTAACGGTTGGTGCCACGTTGGTCGGTCGGACCCAGAAGGGCTCATCGAATGCAAGACGGCACTTGGGGACACTGGAAGTTCACCCATACCACGTATGGTCTCAGCACTAAGAGGGTGAACAAATGATACGTGAAGGCGTGGCGTAACCCAACCGGCCCTTGTCGGGAGACTGACTCCTAGGTCTCTCAGTTGATCCACAAATGAAGGAGTCAGGATGGCACCCATGTCCCCAGCGGATTGTGATGCGCTCCTTCAATGACTCTGATGAGGCTGCAAAGGCATGGTATTAGCAGAGGAGCAGGGACGAGGAGCAGACGACTGGTTTTCCTCTCACCTATCTTTCTTTTTAAGACTACTTTAAGTTCAATCACACTCGGGCATGTTCAAGTATTCCTCCATCATGTAAGAAGGGGGTTTCCACCCAAGGCGACTGGAAGGAGGAGTCTCCTGAAAAATGATCCCCGCCGCTCGTCCCGTCAGAGTAAGAGAAGTAGAACGATAAATAATGAAAGAAAAGGCTAGAGGAACGGTAAAATACCTGAGGCATAAGGGGACTAGTGGACGTCTTTACAGTCAAACGTGGAGGCCTATAATCGGAAAACGACCCCCTCTTTGTTCTTACCGGTTCATAACCCTCGGGAGGGGCCCAAGAGGTCACCACAGGATCCGAGAGACCTTTGTTGGCCGGAACAAGGCGATATTCATCAGCCACGGTATCATTGAGATTGATTCGACCAGATGCGTGAAGATCCCGAAGATCCTGAACAGTTAATTCACGAGGAGGAGAAGATTCGCACAAAAGAAAATTCAAGGCCCGGCGTCGTAAGAGATAGTGATAGTTGTGGGCTCCTTCAGTGACTGCTAAGATTCGAGCAGGGATGGGCTACCTAAATGAAAAATTGATCCCTCGATCAGACAAGCTAACCGCCTCTTTAAAAACATAACGATTGAAACTGGCAGTAATGTCTTCGATGCTAGAACTCCCTGGCGGAGGAAACCTATGAGGAACCCCTTGATCAAACCTGACTTGTCGAGCCGTGCGATCGGGATTGTAATGGAGATGAATTGACCAGCGTAAAAACCAATAAGATAACCCGGTAACACAGCCATTACCGAATCAAAATCATCTTTAGACAAGATTTTCGACGAATCCAGTTCCGCATCAAAAGGTGCAACAAAATCGTAGTGCGCCGGACCTGAGTGACCGTCCTGATAAGGGAACGGCTCAAAATCCTTAGCCACGTCCATGTGTTTTCCGAGGTCATCTTTGGGAACCTTTCCCCTTGAATGCCAAAGAGATATCCGAGGGTAACCATGAACAACAGGGAGCTTCTCGACCGAACCATCATCCCTATGCACATCTTCTTCCCTATGAATCGCGAGGTCATTAGGCTCAGGCGCACATGGGGGAACGTGCTCCCAATACCAAGCATGCATAAAAGAAGCCGGaatgtaggtctcaatcttgtgAGACGATCCCACCATCTGAAGGTCTTGACAGAACAAATCGAGATGACGATACAAGCCACCTAAGAACATCGACGCAAGTGGAAAAGAGACGCCTCGAGATAACAAAACCGTCATTGGTACAAGCTCACCCTTAATGGTGTCCTGGGGACTGTATGCGAATATGTCGTGACAAAACCAAAACAGGATAAAGGCGGCTAGCTCCGCGCGGGGATTCTTCTCCTTACGCTTAGGGGGGGACACCTTCCCATCGACCAGCTGAGGTGAACAATATTTCAACCAAAGAGAAAAAGAGGCGCGACGATTAACCTTAACAACCAACTCAGGATCGTCTTTCGTAGGCACTGATGAACCATGAATCGACTCGTAGGCACGAATAGAACTGGATAACAAGCGGTCACCGGACGGGCGCCTAGGAGGGACCTTCTTTTCCCCTACCCATTTAGTCTTCCCCTTCTGAGCATATGAAAGCGCAGCTTTTTTGCCTGAATCAGCGGGCCGCCTTTGTCTCGCCCAGATGGCGCTTGGCTCTTCGGTACTAACTCGCGACGAGAATCATCTTTACACTTCAACAGATAGGTGCACAGTTCTCTATCTTCATCATTTAGCGCTCCAAAAACAGCTGCCTCATCATAGATGAGGCGCGACGAGAATCATCTTTACACTACCATGAGCTGGTAGTCCTGTAAGAGCGACCACGTCCTCTAACACGATAGTAGCCTCCCCCACGCTGTGAAGAGAGTATGAACGGGAGGAGCCCAACGGCAAAAAAGTTGTATCACGTCGCGAATGCACCTATTTACCTCCCGTTTAAGAGATGAATTTATAGCCTCCTCAATACCTTCTTTCCTGAGGGCTACAACATGACTAGGGTTGGAGCGTATGTGAGAATCCCAATGTGGACATACCGGAGGAGTTTTTGATTTAGAACGAATGTCAATAGAAGGAAGATTATAATCGCCACGATTGATGGCCTCCGCGGAACAGTCTTGAACGCGAAAGCGTCATAGTCTCGGACTCGGGATGCATAAGCCATACGGGGTCAGAAGGATAAGGAAGTACAGGTGGATTCAGAAGGCGAGAGGTTAGGATATCATCTAAAGGGAAAACACGCCTACCTCCACGGAGTTCTCTTAGCCTCAACGCGCGTTTTAAAGAGGGACCGCTTGTGAACTCGGCGATAGTATATAATCTACCGTCTTCCTGAGGGGGAAAGACGATCGCCTCCCGATCGGAATGCTCGGTTTCCTCGGAGTCCCCCTGCCTGGGTTGTTCAGATTCAATGGATTCCTCGGATGAGGAACTACTAGAGGAGCTATCAGACATGGCGCGTATATGGATACGTATGGAAAATGGGAGAAGGAAGAGAAGTTGAAAAGGGAATATATCAACAGATCTATATATAGAGAGTTTTAGCAGTCTAACGTGGAAGTTATGCATGGGGAAAGTAACCATCAGAAACTGAAATAGGAAGCGGTTACTGTACAATGAGGAGCTTAAGCGTCACCCACGAtcataagaaagaaaagaaaaggggcAACCACGTCAGCAGACTGCGAAGGAGGGCGCCTAAAAGAGGAAGCTCTTTGACTATTGGGTCATTGAGCAATTAACCCAATAGTCAGGGAACTAATATTGATATATGAAAAATAACACCCCTTATGGGTTTAGGGTATCCCCAAACCAGTGGCCGAATCCAGTAAGAAACATAGGaacttggggactaagcccaagtccgaTAAGGGATCATCCATTAAGAAAGAAGGACAAGGAAGGGATTAACGGATAAGAAGGAGGTTACCTTAAGGAACGGCAATAAAAGTAATTAAGAAGGTTTAgtacatgtggcatgatgtcataaaaagatGAGTTTTTAGAAAAACCTGTATAAGGAAGGACAATGTATAATGGAAAggaaactctctctcttactattattgGTATTATAAGGTCATGTGTAATAGCTAGGACAGGTAGGACCTAAACCGAAATTTGGGTATTAACAACTAGCAATAAGGAAATTTTATTATTTGAGAAACAAAATCCTTTGATAACCTTGTACATTCTCATTCCATGAGACTGAAATTTTTTAGTACCTACACTGATTTAAGATGAAGATAAGCTAATGCTCTTAATAAGTCCAGGGAAGCTTCCGTGCTTGGACTTGCTACCTATTGACTACTGCATGGTATACTAACTAGTCGACGGAATAAGTAAGCGTGTGGAAATTTGAATGTTGTAGACCCTAGAATTTGTGGTCATGCGAGCCTGCATGGGTCCGGAGAGTAGCTGGCTTGAGATAAGTATCGTGATTTATGTTTGTACTTTTTCGTGTATATATATAGTGATGGATTTGTGTCAAGGAGCTAAGAAAATCTCcatctttttttgtattttcttcaacAAAGGCAATATTCTCGATTACCCAATAATTCATTCTCTGCTGAAGCAATGGAGTCTTTGACCAGAGGAAGAACACAACTGGTTATCTTCTTCGGATTCCTGTTTCTCTTCTTCATTAGCTTAAGCCTCTCCGTTAATATTAACTCTGGTATGTATTAATTTAATCACATGATCGAACAATTAGTTCGATTAATTTGCAGCTACTTAAATCCAAAATAATGCATGAGGTGAGTGATCGATTAGTGAAACTTACATTAAAGAGGCATATGACGAAAATGAGTATGTGTGTTAGATTATGTGACACACTAATTAGTCTTGTAAAATAATTTGCAGCTCCGTATGTGTAGACACAGAATACCGCACATTAATAACGCATGCGAAGTACTGATTATCGAGACCAAGCGAAGACAATTGCGTACAGCTTATTCAGAATGACGCATCGGATGACGTCAGTTTAATCACGAGAAAAGTGTGAAGAGTCATGCTATGTTATAGAACACGTGCAAAAAGAGTCAATGTAAGTGTGCGTTAAtgacgcacgccagatccgaaaataagggctttattagctgtcatccactatgtaaatccctatataagggatcgagcgaccttgtattgaaagagatctttttgagagtttAGACAAGGAATTTAGGAGAGAAAAAGATTGTTTGTTCTTCAAGTTAGAgttttcttgttattttgtatCCAAATTAAAGATCCAATGAATGTTCTTATGAATTTTATGATGATTACTTGAGTTGTTCCGTAGATTTCATTAaagatgtggttgtaggatttcctgcaactacattttggcgctagaaaacagCTCGGAATGATATACCCTGTTGGTGGAGTTTCTTGAAAACAAGTTAGGAGATCTTCATAATCTTGGAAAAGTTTGAAGATTCAATCAACAATCTTTGTTGTTTCAAAAAAATGATCATCATTAGTAaattgttacagacagaaaagATGGTGAGACAAGCAATTGCAGCAGAACAAGTGGTATCAATTAAAAGGAGTAGAAGAATCGTTGGTAGAAGAAGGAGCGAAATCGTAGAATCGTCAAGGATGGGAGAAAGAAACAACAGAGGAAATAAAGTCCAAAATCAGATCCAAAACGAACCAGTGCAGAATAGAATTATCGATTACGATAGAGTAAGCGTTCATACTTCACAAACATAtttaacagaagaagaagaagaaggagagcaAAGGACTGTAAACGAAGGACTTATAGAAGGAAATAAAGAAAACATGACGATTGAGGAACTTCGACAGAGACTGGTTGCGGAAAGAaggagagaagatgaagaacgtGCGAATCTAGCACGCCAGAATAATGAGTTAAGAGAAGAGAACCTAAGATTGCAAGAGCAAAGATCAAGAAGCGCCACGCACTCCAGGTCAAGGTCTAGTAGAAGATCTATTAGACAAGAACCACCCTTGGACAACATTGTCGAGAAATTTCAGATAAATGAAGATTTACAGGATCCACGCTGTGAATATCGCATATAACAACAACTGATCGATGATCGGTACGTACAACATGGCGAAGATTACCGCACACAAGAGGGTAGCAGAGATAATAGGCATGAACAGCAAGGCGAGCGATATCGCGTTCGTCATGATCAAAATGATGGGAATGAACCAGAACAAAGAAGGGTGATATTACAAGAAAGAGAAATTCTACGGAATTATTACGAGCGCGAAAACGAAGCTGAGAGATACAATGACGCGCAGACCAACTTGGGGCGCGAAAGGGAAAGACAGAGAAGAGtggaagaagctgaagaacaagaATTACAAGAGGTTGTGCGTCAGaataatcatgacaatcgagtGATAAGACGCAAACGTTATCGCGCACTCCATAACCAGAATGCGGAAGTTGATAGAGAACAGGGAAGAATTATACCACAGGGCAGAGAAATGACAAGAATTCCACAGGATTGCACAGAGGAAGATGAAAGGTATAATGACGCACAAATGCACGCAAGGGATGAAAGATAGGGGCGTCGTAGAAGAAGAGATGAAGCCGAAGAACAAGAACTACAAGAAGCGATACGACAGAACAggcgtgaaaatagagaaatacaAGCAAGGTTGAAAAGGACAATACAACAAGACCCAGTGATAAATGAGAAAATCTTGAGAGAGTTAGCGGAAGTAAGAGAAATGATGACCACCAGAAGAGAGGGAGGAAGGCGACAATTGGACGAGGCCATTGAAGAAGCAGAAAAAACGTCATTTGCAAGACAAATACAGATGACGGGAATACCTCCTAAGTGCAATTTACCTGTGTTCACTAATATTTTTGATGGGACAACCTGTGCGGTACAGCATATAAAAGCTTATGTGAGATCTTTATTACAGTGGGAAGATCATGATGCGGTTCTATGCAAGTATTTTCCATCTAGCTTATCAGGAGAAGCTCTGAATTGGTTCGAGGGCTTACCTCCAGGAACGATAAGGTCATTTAACCATCTATAGTCAATATTCCTAGGAGCGTATATCAATAATAATGTATTACGCCCACGCATAGAAGAGGTGTTTGGTCTGCGAAAAATGACAAATGAGAGCTTGAGCTTAACCATGTGATGGAGATCCATGTGTAGTAACATGGATGGTCGAGTAGATGAGAGAAACTTCTTACTAGCATTCATTAATTCACTCTTTGCAACATACTTGCTGTACACACAAATATTCAGAATCAAAAATACCATATCAATGACAGAGCTACGCGAGTATCAGGAGGTGTACATTTCTCTTGAAGAGAAACATAACGAAATGGAATCTTATCATGTTGCGAACACAAGTACAAAAGCTGGGAATGCAAGTCTACTCCCGAAAATAACGAACACAGTTGCAGGCACATCTCA
This DNA window, taken from Papaver somniferum cultivar HN1 chromosome 3, ASM357369v1, whole genome shotgun sequence, encodes the following:
- the LOC113359242 gene encoding trichohyalin-like, with the protein product MVRQAIAAEQVVSIKRSRRIVGRRRSEIVESSRMGERNNRGNKVQNQIQNEPVQNRIIDYDRVSVHTSQTYLTEEEEEGEQRTVNEGLIEGNKENMTIEELRQRLVAERRREDEERANLARQNNELREENLRLQEQRSRSATHSRSRSSRRSIRQEPPLDNIVEKFQINEDLQDPRYYRTQEGSRDNRHEQQGERYRVRHDQNDGNEPEQRRVILQEREILRNYYERENEAERYNDAQTNLGRERERQRRVEEAEEQELQEVVRQNNHDNRVIRRKRYRALHNQNAEVDREQGRIIPQGREMTRIPQDCTEEDERYNDAQMHARDER